One window from the genome of Candidatus Hinthialibacter antarcticus encodes:
- a CDS encoding ABC transporter substrate-binding protein — translation MKYIPSFKTLPHAARLALLGFAFLIGFTNCGAPPSAPETDSLVFAHGSDAVNLDPGSMEDGYSANIAQQMFEGLVKFKNGSLEIEPALAERWETSGDGREWTFYLRPGVKFHDGTTLTSEAIVLSLMRLLDENHPYHLAGRMPYADMALRGIVKEVVADGDMTVRVILYEPYAPLLKNLAMFCCFISSPAALKKYGEEYSVHPVGTGPLRFVKWTRDVEVVLARYDEYWGAPAKTQQVIYKVLRDPEVRLFSVARGEASIMVGINPQTAAEVKKNPNLTLLEQPGVNISFAYMNVEKGPLIDKRVRQAINYAVNKKAICDHLFEGYAEPMRGIFPPSVLGHDPDSRAYEFDPDKAKALLVEAGYSDGFDIEIMTYSVPRPYNPIGARLAEVVQNDLSEIGVRVKISQVEWGTLLQRSLNHDFEICMLGWSTDNGDPDNFAYALLANPENRSQFKHEEFNRLVRLGQQTYDENERLKIYQQAQTIALDEAPWLFLNTTKDFAALRQNIKGFVLHPMALHYLWPVSIEN, via the coding sequence ATGAAATATATCCCGTCATTCAAAACGCTCCCACATGCGGCCCGGCTCGCGTTGTTGGGTTTTGCATTTCTTATTGGATTTACCAATTGCGGCGCGCCGCCGTCTGCGCCTGAAACCGACTCGCTGGTCTTCGCCCACGGCAGCGACGCCGTCAACCTCGACCCCGGCTCAATGGAAGACGGCTACTCGGCCAACATCGCCCAGCAAATGTTCGAGGGCCTCGTCAAATTCAAAAACGGTTCTCTCGAAATCGAACCCGCCTTGGCGGAGCGCTGGGAAACCTCCGGCGATGGTCGCGAATGGACCTTCTACTTACGCCCCGGCGTCAAATTTCATGACGGGACCACGCTGACTTCTGAAGCCATCGTCCTGTCACTGATGCGCCTGCTTGACGAAAACCATCCCTATCATCTTGCGGGGCGCATGCCCTACGCCGACATGGCGTTACGCGGCATCGTCAAAGAGGTCGTCGCCGACGGCGATATGACCGTACGGGTGATTTTATATGAACCCTACGCGCCGCTGTTGAAAAATCTCGCTATGTTCTGCTGCTTCATCAGCAGCCCGGCGGCGCTGAAAAAATACGGCGAGGAATACAGCGTACATCCCGTCGGAACAGGCCCGCTCCGTTTTGTGAAATGGACGCGCGACGTTGAAGTCGTGCTCGCCCGCTACGATGAGTATTGGGGCGCTCCCGCCAAAACCCAACAAGTGATTTACAAAGTGTTGCGCGATCCCGAAGTGAGGCTCTTCAGCGTTGCCCGGGGCGAAGCGTCAATCATGGTCGGCATCAACCCGCAAACCGCCGCTGAAGTCAAAAAAAATCCAAACCTCACCTTGCTCGAACAGCCCGGCGTGAATATCAGTTTCGCGTATATGAATGTTGAAAAAGGCCCATTAATAGACAAACGCGTGCGCCAAGCCATCAATTACGCCGTCAACAAAAAGGCCATCTGCGACCACCTGTTCGAAGGCTATGCAGAACCCATGCGCGGCATTTTTCCGCCCAGCGTCTTGGGCCACGACCCCGACAGCCGCGCCTATGAATTCGACCCTGACAAAGCCAAAGCGCTGCTCGTCGAGGCCGGATACTCCGACGGATTTGATATTGAAATCATGACCTATTCCGTGCCGCGCCCCTACAACCCCATCGGCGCGCGCTTGGCGGAAGTCGTGCAAAATGATCTGAGCGAGATCGGCGTCCGCGTCAAAATATCGCAAGTCGAATGGGGCACGTTATTGCAACGGTCGCTCAACCACGACTTTGAAATCTGCATGTTGGGTTGGTCGACCGACAACGGCGACCCCGACAACTTCGCCTACGCTTTGTTGGCGAATCCCGAAAACCGCTCGCAATTCAAACACGAAGAGTTCAACCGCCTGGTGCGGCTGGGACAACAAACCTACGACGAAAACGAGCGGCTGAAAATTTACCAACAGGCGCAAACCATCGCTCTCGACGAAGCGCCGTGGCTCTTCTTAAACACCACCAAAGATTTCGCCGCATTGCGCCAAAACATCAAAGGCTTTGTCTTACACCCGATGGCGCTGCATTACCTGTGGCCGGTATCAATTGAGAATTAA
- a CDS encoding methyltransferase domain-containing protein, producing MVEYGIVLLVFIALVNGAAYLGAPEWVSLVLLLLLAAPTLYGAWFGAPYIPSANPAVERALGLAELKPGDVFIDLGCGDGRSLRAAKARGAQAIGYEISLFMYCIAKRLRGCEVRLGNFWSADLSEADVVYCYLTPKAMERIEREIWPKLKPGCRLVCNTFNMPTLAPDETRGPMYLYRKF from the coding sequence ATGGTGGAATACGGCATTGTCCTGCTCGTCTTTATTGCGCTGGTGAATGGCGCCGCCTATCTGGGGGCGCCGGAATGGGTTTCGCTCGTTCTGTTACTTCTGCTCGCAGCGCCGACGCTGTACGGCGCCTGGTTTGGCGCACCCTATATTCCCTCCGCCAACCCCGCTGTTGAACGGGCGCTCGGTCTCGCTGAATTGAAGCCGGGGGACGTTTTTATTGATCTGGGTTGCGGCGATGGACGATCTCTTCGCGCCGCCAAAGCGCGCGGCGCTCAAGCGATTGGATATGAGATTTCGCTTTTCATGTATTGCATTGCGAAACGATTGAGAGGGTGCGAGGTGCGGCTGGGCAACTTCTGGAGCGCGGACCTTTCGGAGGCGGACGTGGTGTATTGCTACCTGACCCCGAAAGCGATGGAGCGTATTGAACGTGAAATCTGGCCGAAACTGAAGCCCGGATGCCGACTGGTTTGCAATACCTTTAACATGCCGACCCTCGCGCCGGATGAGACGCGAGGGCCGATGTATCTCTATCGAAAGTTCTAG
- a CDS encoding hydrolase, which yields MGRKRHETILRRDDAVLLVVDYQQRIVDVMKNGPQVTSEIERLVQAMQILSVPVLVTEQYPKGLGPTLDSIAQQVDASQISQKMTFSCCGEEAFWKQLEETKRKQIVVTGIETHVCVMQTVLDLLANGYQVHLPIGATCSRDDANRDNAIARMRDAGAIITNIESVIFELLVEAGTDDFKAARKLIV from the coding sequence ATGGGCCGCAAACGACACGAAACCATCCTGCGCCGCGACGACGCAGTCTTGCTCGTTGTTGACTATCAACAACGCATCGTCGATGTCATGAAAAACGGCCCGCAAGTCACCAGTGAAATCGAGCGCCTGGTTCAGGCCATGCAGATTTTGAGCGTTCCCGTCTTAGTAACCGAGCAATATCCCAAAGGTCTCGGCCCCACGCTGGACAGCATCGCCCAGCAGGTCGACGCCAGCCAGATTTCACAAAAAATGACCTTCAGTTGCTGTGGAGAAGAAGCGTTCTGGAAGCAATTGGAAGAAACCAAACGAAAACAAATCGTCGTCACGGGAATCGAAACCCACGTGTGCGTCATGCAAACGGTTTTAGATTTGCTCGCGAACGGCTATCAAGTCCATTTGCCCATCGGCGCCACTTGCTCGCGCGACGACGCCAACCGAGATAACGCTATCGCCCGGATGCGCGACGCGGGCGCGATCATCACCAATATTGAATCCGTCATTTTTGAATTATTGGTTGAAGCGGGAACCGACGATTTCAAAGCCGCGCGAAAATTGATTGTGTAG
- a CDS encoding glycosyltransferase family 4 protein — translation MPYSTIIKTLAHQVDLKIYHNRATGYNATTMRILLLNHNLIWRGTFFRCMGFARELARQGHQVDLWTVSREWNSSGCVEPLDGVRIWQTPRWGRPGRHDGGYALLDNLARLASISIDQWDVIHAFDHRPNVLLPWFLQRSLTRFSSQPPLFVSDWCDWWTEGGITTARRPFAWIDRLEQRIEVGSKQISDGVTVISSVLRERARSAGIEDERLLTLPAGVMSDAFPVIEKQDARNQLGIASDKPLLGFIGYSLWDIQLLADLFAAVKEQRNDALLLAIGGGVEDSALQPLRERFQPDADVLLPGVIPFEQVPAYLAACDVLLLPLEDTLANRARVPNKLADYFASGRPVVASHVGETASLIKQHQAGILAYNPNNFAQACVELLNQPSKAHEMGAKGRQTAETEWAYQTLTKQLVEFYQRLLNKRLGKT, via the coding sequence ATGCCGTATTCCACCATAATCAAAACTCTCGCTCATCAGGTTGACTTAAAGATATACCACAACCGTGCGACTGGATACAATGCAACCACGATGCGTATTCTATTGTTAAACCATAATTTGATCTGGCGGGGAACTTTTTTTCGCTGCATGGGGTTCGCCCGCGAACTGGCGCGCCAAGGCCACCAGGTTGACTTGTGGACGGTGTCCCGCGAATGGAACAGCAGCGGCTGCGTCGAACCACTCGACGGCGTACGCATTTGGCAGACGCCGCGCTGGGGCCGACCCGGACGCCACGACGGCGGCTATGCGCTGCTCGACAACCTCGCGCGGCTTGCTTCGATCTCAATCGATCAATGGGACGTAATCCACGCCTTCGACCATCGCCCCAACGTATTGCTTCCCTGGTTTTTACAACGCAGCCTCACCCGGTTTTCGTCCCAACCGCCGTTGTTCGTCAGCGACTGGTGCGACTGGTGGACGGAAGGCGGCATCACCACTGCGCGGCGCCCGTTCGCCTGGATTGACCGGCTTGAACAACGCATCGAAGTCGGCAGCAAGCAAATCTCCGACGGCGTCACCGTCATCAGTTCCGTCTTACGCGAACGCGCACGGTCGGCGGGAATCGAAGACGAGCGGCTGTTGACGTTGCCCGCAGGCGTGATGAGCGATGCGTTTCCCGTTATCGAGAAACAAGACGCCCGAAACCAACTGGGCATCGCATCCGACAAACCGTTATTAGGGTTCATCGGCTATTCGCTGTGGGACATCCAACTACTCGCCGATTTGTTCGCCGCCGTAAAAGAACAACGCAATGACGCTCTGCTGTTAGCGATTGGCGGCGGCGTCGAAGACAGCGCCCTGCAACCCTTGCGTGAACGCTTTCAACCTGACGCCGACGTGCTCTTGCCCGGCGTCATTCCATTTGAACAAGTGCCCGCCTACCTCGCCGCCTGCGACGTTTTGTTGTTGCCTTTGGAAGACACGCTAGCCAACCGGGCGAGAGTTCCGAATAAACTGGCGGACTATTTCGCCAGCGGGCGCCCGGTGGTCGCCTCCCATGTCGGAGAAACCGCCAGCCTCATCAAGCAGCATCAAGCGGGCATTCTGGCCTACAATCCAAACAACTTCGCTCAGGCTTGCGTCGAGTTGCTCAACCAACCATCCAAGGCGCATGAAATGGGAGCCAAAGGCCGCCAGACCGCCGAAACCGAATGGGCGTATCAAACACTCACAAAACAGTTGGTTGAATTTTACCAGCGGCTTCTAAATAAACGTCTAGGAAAGACTTAG